A genome region from Chryseobacterium sp. G0186 includes the following:
- a CDS encoding PolC-type DNA polymerase III, with protein MYSIIDIESNGAGYRHECIIDIAIYRYDGQKITDQFISLVNPEGDITPFVQKLTNITPKMVKTAPKFHEIAKRVIEITENTTLVGHNIDFDYRMLRQSFKRLGYDFKTNTLDTIPLAKKLIPDEVSYSLGKLVKSLGIPLTNHHRADGDARATLELFKLLISKDTENEIIQKQHDETNAKTYINKVKELTQDLPNEKGFVYFQDKGGKIIFSEYVQDINKFSKKVFNSKSKKWEQIQKDVEQINFELTGTDIIAKLILNSKSIKKKEVFPFGLYFRNNKYVVEKNTLNKTEKPILKFRSFTQGTKAVQFIGAQEEYNDLAILKQKIEFKKRNELWLGAGRKLGEKLFLIIDNGKAVSFGFYELFTQIQTLSKLAKLKIDLPLSSTDLNNELQLALLRGDFETLPLPK; from the coding sequence ATGTATTCAATTATAGACATAGAAAGTAATGGTGCAGGTTATAGGCATGAATGCATTATAGATATTGCCATTTACAGATACGATGGTCAGAAAATTACTGACCAGTTTATATCCCTTGTGAATCCGGAAGGAGATATAACTCCCTTTGTACAGAAACTGACAAATATTACCCCTAAAATGGTTAAAACTGCCCCGAAGTTTCACGAAATAGCCAAAAGGGTGATTGAAATTACCGAAAATACAACACTTGTAGGACATAATATTGATTTTGATTATAGAATGCTTCGCCAATCGTTCAAACGACTGGGGTATGATTTTAAAACCAATACTTTAGATACTATTCCGTTGGCTAAAAAGCTGATTCCGGATGAAGTAAGTTATTCATTAGGTAAGCTGGTGAAGTCCTTGGGGATTCCATTGACGAATCACCACCGTGCTGATGGAGATGCCAGGGCAACACTGGAACTGTTTAAGCTTTTGATATCCAAGGATACTGAAAATGAAATCATTCAGAAGCAGCATGATGAAACCAATGCCAAGACATACATCAATAAGGTGAAGGAACTGACACAGGATCTTCCTAATGAAAAAGGTTTTGTTTATTTTCAGGATAAAGGAGGGAAAATCATCTTCTCCGAGTATGTACAGGATATCAATAAGTTTTCAAAAAAGGTATTCAACTCAAAGTCGAAAAAGTGGGAACAAATCCAAAAGGACGTTGAGCAAATCAATTTTGAACTTACCGGAACGGATATTATTGCTAAGCTGATCCTTAATTCTAAAAGTATTAAGAAAAAAGAGGTATTCCCTTTTGGTCTTTATTTCAGAAACAATAAATACGTTGTTGAAAAAAATACCCTTAATAAAACAGAGAAGCCCATTCTTAAATTCAGGTCATTTACCCAGGGAACTAAAGCGGTTCAGTTTATTGGTGCTCAGGAAGAATACAATGATCTGGCAATACTTAAGCAGAAAATAGAATTCAAAAAAAGAAATGAACTCTGGTTGGGGGCAGGAAGAAAGTTAGGAGAAAAATTATTTTTAATCATTGATAATGGAAAGGCAGTATCCTTTGGGTTTTATGAGCTTTTTACACAGATTCAGACCCTAAGTAAGCTGGCTAAATTAAAAATTGATCTTCCACTATCCTCCACAGATCTGAATAATGAGCTGCAACTGGCGCTTCTTCGTGGAGACTTTGAGACATTACCATTGCCAAAATAA
- a CDS encoding sigma-54 interaction domain-containing protein encodes MSNELQNIKNRFGIIGNFPALNRALEKSIQVAPTDISVLVIGESGVGKEFIPKIIHSESKRKHQPYIVVNCGAIPEGTIDSELFGHEKGAFTGATATRKGYFEVADGGTIFLDEVGELPLQTQVRLLRVLESGEFMKVGSSQVQKTNVRIVAATNVNMMKAIHDGRFREDLYYRLNTVQIDMPPLRERKGDIHLLFRKFAIDFAEKYRMPELELEPSAVHYIDNYSFPGNIRQLRNLVEQMTVVERNRNITVEKLAEYIPMETHLPMVVNNPSTPKQNDFGSEREIMYKILFDMRNDINDLKSLTSELIKNRGAGDLSNHEKNLINRIYTPESQPQVNSGSLLYFENNNETPTVQTPTIISGPDDSYEDIEDIEIEENRPESLSLQNNEKDLIIKALEKYKGRRNRAADELGISQRTLYRKIKQYNLED; translated from the coding sequence ATGAGTAACGAGCTACAAAACATAAAAAACCGCTTCGGAATTATCGGAAACTTTCCGGCACTCAACAGGGCCCTGGAAAAATCTATTCAGGTTGCTCCTACAGACATTTCCGTTCTTGTTATCGGAGAAAGTGGAGTAGGGAAAGAATTTATTCCGAAGATCATTCATTCAGAATCCAAAAGAAAACATCAACCTTATATTGTAGTGAACTGTGGCGCAATTCCTGAGGGAACCATAGATTCTGAACTATTCGGACACGAAAAAGGAGCTTTTACAGGAGCTACAGCAACCAGAAAAGGATATTTTGAAGTCGCAGATGGCGGAACAATCTTTTTGGATGAGGTTGGAGAACTTCCATTACAAACGCAGGTTCGTCTTTTAAGAGTACTTGAGAGTGGTGAATTTATGAAAGTAGGATCTTCTCAGGTTCAGAAAACCAATGTGAGAATTGTAGCAGCTACCAATGTCAATATGATGAAAGCTATTCATGATGGTAGGTTCCGTGAGGATCTATACTACAGATTGAATACTGTTCAGATTGATATGCCGCCTTTAAGAGAAAGAAAAGGAGATATTCATTTGCTATTCAGAAAATTTGCCATAGATTTTGCAGAAAAATACAGAATGCCTGAGCTGGAACTTGAGCCTAGTGCTGTTCATTATATAGACAACTACTCTTTTCCCGGAAACATTCGACAATTGAGAAATCTTGTTGAGCAAATGACTGTTGTAGAAAGGAATAGAAACATTACGGTAGAAAAGCTTGCCGAATATATTCCAATGGAAACACATCTTCCAATGGTCGTAAATAATCCGAGTACCCCAAAGCAGAATGATTTTGGAAGTGAAAGAGAAATTATGTACAAAATTCTCTTTGATATGAGGAATGACATTAATGACTTAAAATCCTTAACTTCGGAATTGATAAAGAATAGAGGTGCCGGAGACTTAAGCAATCATGAAAAAAATCTGATTAACAGAATTTATACTCCTGAAAGCCAGCCACAAGTGAATTCAGGGTCTTTACTTTATTTTGAAAATAATAATGAGACACCAACTGTTCAGACCCCTACTATTATTTCAGGCCCTGATGATAGCTACGAAGATATTGAAGACATTGAAATAGAAGAGAACAGACCAGAATCTCTTTCCCTTCAGAATAATGAAAAAGATTTGATTATCAAGGCTTTGGAAAAGTATAAGGGACGTAGGAACAGAGCGGCAGATGAGCTGGGAATTTCGCAGAGAACTTTATATAGAAAAATAAAACAGTATAATCTGGAAGATTAA
- the miaB gene encoding tRNA (N6-isopentenyl adenosine(37)-C2)-methylthiotransferase MiaB: MQEKYIDETKQGEAFAIAERPENSKKLFLESYGCQMNFSDSEIVASILNEQGYNTTMKVEEADLILLNTCSIREKAEQTVRMRLAQFKNLKKEKPNMTVGVLGCMAERLKTKFLEEEQLVDLVVGPDAYRDLPNLLKETDDGRDAINVILSKEETYADINPVRLGGNGVTAFVTITRGCDNMCTFCVVPFTRGRERSRDPHSIIDECKDLAHNGYKEITLLGQNVDSYLWYGGGPKKDFAKASEMQRATAVDFAQLLDLVAKAVPEMRIRFSTSNPQDMSLDVFRMMAKHENICKYVHLPVQSGSNNMLAAMNRQHTREEYLELIRKAKEIVPEVSFSQDMIVGFCNETEEDHQDTLSLMREVEYDYGYMFAYSERPGTPAHKKMEDNIPADVKQRRLTEVIELQRELSRQRMESYVGKVHQILIEGTSRKNENQWKGRNSQNAVCVLDKLEGQKIGDIVDVFVYDNTQGTLLGRITE; encoded by the coding sequence GTGCAGGAAAAATATATAGATGAAACTAAACAGGGCGAAGCTTTTGCAATTGCCGAAAGACCTGAGAATTCTAAGAAACTCTTTTTAGAAAGCTATGGTTGTCAGATGAATTTTTCTGACTCTGAGATTGTTGCATCCATTCTTAATGAACAAGGGTACAATACAACAATGAAGGTGGAAGAAGCTGATTTAATCCTGCTCAATACATGTTCCATCCGTGAAAAGGCAGAGCAGACTGTAAGAATGCGCCTTGCCCAGTTCAAAAATCTTAAGAAAGAAAAACCCAATATGACGGTTGGAGTTCTTGGGTGCATGGCGGAAAGATTAAAAACTAAATTTTTAGAAGAAGAACAACTGGTTGATCTTGTTGTGGGACCTGATGCATATAGAGACTTACCGAATTTATTGAAGGAAACAGATGATGGTAGAGATGCCATCAATGTAATTCTTTCAAAAGAAGAAACCTATGCAGATATCAATCCTGTACGTTTAGGTGGAAACGGAGTTACAGCCTTTGTTACCATTACCAGAGGATGCGATAATATGTGTACATTCTGTGTCGTTCCTTTTACCAGAGGAAGAGAAAGAAGCCGTGATCCACACTCCATTATAGACGAATGTAAAGACCTTGCTCATAACGGATACAAGGAAATAACCCTTTTAGGACAAAACGTAGACTCTTATCTATGGTATGGTGGTGGTCCTAAAAAAGATTTTGCCAAGGCCTCTGAAATGCAGAGAGCTACAGCTGTTGATTTTGCTCAACTGCTTGATCTGGTTGCCAAGGCTGTTCCTGAAATGAGAATCAGATTCTCAACATCCAATCCTCAGGATATGAGCCTGGATGTATTCAGAATGATGGCAAAGCACGAGAATATCTGTAAATATGTGCACCTTCCTGTACAAAGTGGAAGCAATAATATGCTTGCAGCAATGAACAGACAGCATACCCGCGAAGAATATCTTGAATTAATTAGAAAGGCCAAGGAAATTGTTCCTGAAGTATCTTTTTCCCAAGACATGATCGTTGGATTCTGCAATGAAACAGAAGAAGATCATCAGGATACATTAAGTCTGATGAGAGAAGTAGAATATGACTATGGTTATATGTTTGCCTATTCAGAAAGACCGGGAACTCCCGCACACAAGAAAATGGAAGACAATATTCCTGCTGATGTGAAGCAGAGACGCCTTACTGAGGTTATTGAGCTTCAGAGAGAGCTTTCCAGACAGAGAATGGAGTCTTATGTGGGAAAAGTACACCAAATTTTGATTGAGGGAACTTCCAGAAAGAATGAAAACCAATGGAAAGGAAGAAATTCCCAGAATGCAGTATGTGTCCTGGATAAGCTTGAAGGACAAAAAATAGGTGACATTGTGGACGTTTTTGTTTACGATAATACCCAAGGCACACTTTTAGGAAGAATCACAGAATAA
- a CDS encoding thiamine pyrophosphate-dependent enzyme, with translation MAKNIAEQIVEMLENANVTRIYAVTGDSLNHLNIAVKKSSIQWIHVRHEEVGAYAAAAEAELDGFAVCAGSCGPGHVHLINGVYEAHRSHIPMLVIASTIPSEEMGMDYFQETNTIKLFDDCSYYNQMITRPEQVQRTVQTAIQHAISKKGVAVIGLPGDVSELEAEEATTSAQIFKTNPVIRPSDDELKKLAALINENKKVTLYCGVGAAEASAEVIELSRLLKAPVGYSFRGKMAIQPNNPNEVGLTGLLGFPSAYHAMHEADVVILLGTDFPYQKFMPVKNKIVQIDESPERLGRRAKLELGLAGDVKQTIMALLPMLQEKTDTDFLNEQLALYEKVKDSQLEYVKDFGKEDAIQPEYVAHTLDKLAKKDAIFTVDTGMCCVWGARFITGTGERKMLGSFNHGSMANAMPMAIGASLAHPDKQIIAMCGDGGLSMLLGDMATIFQYKLPIKLIVFNNRTLGMVKLEMEVGGMPDNETDMINPDFALVAQAMGYPGKNIHKPEDVENAIKECLDYNGPYLLNIFTNPNALALPPKIEFDQVLGMTKSMAQLMLGGKMDEALETIKSNYKHMKGLL, from the coding sequence ATGGCTAAAAATATAGCAGAGCAGATTGTTGAAATGCTCGAAAATGCCAATGTGACAAGAATTTATGCAGTAACAGGAGACAGTCTCAATCATCTCAATATTGCGGTTAAAAAAAGCAGCATCCAATGGATTCATGTGCGTCATGAAGAAGTGGGAGCTTACGCAGCCGCTGCTGAAGCTGAACTTGATGGCTTTGCAGTATGTGCCGGAAGCTGTGGTCCGGGGCATGTTCACCTGATCAATGGAGTGTATGAGGCACACAGATCCCATATTCCGATGTTGGTTATTGCGTCTACTATCCCAAGCGAGGAAATGGGAATGGATTATTTTCAGGAAACAAATACCATAAAACTTTTTGATGACTGCAGTTATTACAATCAGATGATTACACGTCCTGAACAGGTTCAAAGGACTGTTCAGACAGCCATCCAGCATGCTATATCTAAAAAAGGAGTTGCTGTCATTGGCCTCCCCGGGGATGTTTCTGAACTGGAGGCAGAAGAAGCAACAACGTCAGCACAAATATTTAAAACCAATCCCGTTATCAGGCCATCAGATGATGAGCTGAAAAAGTTGGCAGCTCTTATCAATGAAAATAAAAAAGTAACCCTTTACTGTGGGGTAGGAGCAGCTGAAGCCAGTGCTGAGGTGATAGAGTTATCCAGGTTGTTAAAGGCGCCTGTAGGATATTCATTTCGTGGAAAGATGGCTATTCAGCCTAATAATCCCAATGAAGTAGGGCTTACAGGTCTATTAGGCTTCCCGTCAGCTTATCACGCTATGCATGAAGCGGATGTGGTGATTCTTTTGGGAACTGATTTCCCATATCAAAAATTTATGCCTGTAAAAAATAAAATTGTTCAGATTGATGAAAGCCCGGAAAGATTAGGAAGAAGAGCTAAGCTTGAATTGGGGCTGGCGGGAGATGTTAAACAAACCATTATGGCCTTGCTTCCAATGTTACAGGAAAAAACAGACACTGACTTTCTAAACGAGCAATTAGCACTTTATGAAAAAGTAAAGGACAGTCAGCTTGAATATGTCAAGGATTTTGGGAAAGAAGATGCGATTCAGCCGGAATATGTAGCCCATACTTTGGATAAACTGGCAAAAAAGGATGCCATCTTTACTGTTGATACAGGAATGTGTTGCGTATGGGGAGCCAGGTTTATTACAGGAACCGGAGAGCGGAAAATGCTGGGGTCCTTTAATCATGGATCTATGGCGAATGCAATGCCAATGGCCATAGGAGCTTCATTAGCACATCCGGATAAGCAGATTATTGCCATGTGTGGAGACGGAGGTTTGTCCATGTTGCTAGGAGATATGGCTACAATTTTTCAATATAAATTACCCATAAAGCTGATTGTATTTAATAACAGAACCTTAGGAATGGTAAAATTAGAAATGGAAGTGGGGGGAATGCCGGATAATGAAACCGATATGATCAATCCGGATTTCGCATTAGTGGCACAGGCCATGGGCTATCCCGGAAAAAATATTCATAAACCGGAAGATGTGGAAAATGCCATTAAGGAATGTCTTGATTATAACGGACCTTACCTGCTGAACATCTTTACCAATCCTAATGCCCTTGCCCTACCTCCGAAAATTGAATTTGACCAGGTACTTGGAATGACAAAGTCTATGGCTCAGCTAATGCTTGGTGGTAAAATGGATGAAGCCCTTGAAACTATAAAGTCAAATTATAAGCATATGAAAGGATTGTTATAA
- a CDS encoding helicase HerA-like domain-containing protein, producing MADKAQFIEELNAKYTPKGEHIILGKGMLDGEVVPEVNVTIPLKTINRHGLIAGATGTGKTKTLQVFAEQLSHAGIPSLVLDIKGDFSGIAEAGQKNAIIEGRYAKTQLPYTPQGFPVELMTISGGEGVKLRATVTEFGPVLLSKILELNDTQQSIMSIVFKYCDDKGLPLIDLNDLKKVLQYVTDNAQGKAELAANYGSIAPASLGAILRSIVALEQQGAADFFGELSFDVQDLLETRDGKGVVNILRVADIQNKPQLFSTFMLSLFAEIYMTFPEEGDSGKPKLVLFIDEAHLLFDEASKALLSQIETMVKLIRSKGVGIYFITQIPGDVPENVLSQLGLKIQHALRGFTAKDKKEISKAVENYPITEYYNASSLIQNLGIGEAFVTALDEKGIPTPLVHAYLISPESRMDVLSSAEVTELTSQSAMVAKYQEAIDRESAYEILTNRMEQAAQNPTSTQRTRPVKEDPGMFEQVLQSKAGRTFTNTLMREGAKAILGMFGLGGRRR from the coding sequence ATGGCAGACAAAGCACAATTTATTGAAGAATTAAATGCTAAATACACTCCCAAGGGAGAACATATCATATTAGGAAAGGGAATGCTGGATGGTGAAGTCGTTCCGGAAGTGAACGTAACCATTCCCCTGAAAACAATCAACCGTCACGGCCTTATTGCCGGAGCAACCGGAACAGGTAAAACAAAAACATTACAGGTTTTTGCTGAGCAGCTTTCTCATGCCGGAATACCCTCTCTTGTTTTAGATATCAAAGGAGATTTCTCAGGAATTGCAGAAGCAGGTCAGAAGAATGCCATCATTGAGGGAAGGTATGCAAAAACCCAGCTTCCTTACACTCCACAAGGCTTCCCGGTAGAGCTGATGACTATTTCAGGAGGAGAAGGAGTAAAGCTTAGAGCAACGGTAACAGAATTTGGTCCTGTTTTATTAAGTAAAATTCTTGAACTTAATGATACCCAACAAAGTATAATGTCTATTGTATTTAAGTATTGTGATGATAAAGGATTGCCATTAATTGATTTGAATGACTTGAAAAAGGTATTGCAATATGTAACTGATAATGCTCAGGGAAAGGCAGAACTTGCCGCCAACTACGGGTCAATCGCCCCTGCTTCATTAGGAGCTATTTTAAGATCTATTGTTGCTCTGGAACAACAGGGAGCTGCAGATTTCTTCGGGGAATTAAGCTTTGATGTTCAGGATTTACTGGAAACCAGAGATGGAAAAGGAGTGGTCAATATCTTAAGAGTCGCAGATATTCAGAATAAACCCCAATTGTTTTCCACATTTATGCTTTCATTATTTGCAGAGATTTATATGACATTCCCTGAAGAGGGAGATAGTGGAAAACCGAAATTAGTGTTATTTATTGATGAGGCTCATTTACTTTTTGATGAAGCATCAAAGGCTCTTCTTTCGCAGATTGAGACCATGGTAAAGCTTATTCGTTCTAAGGGGGTCGGAATTTATTTTATCACGCAGATTCCTGGTGATGTTCCGGAAAATGTATTGTCTCAGCTAGGGTTGAAGATCCAGCATGCCTTGAGAGGTTTTACGGCAAAAGATAAAAAAGAAATATCCAAAGCAGTAGAAAATTATCCTATTACTGAATATTATAATGCTTCAAGCCTTATTCAGAATCTTGGAATTGGAGAAGCTTTTGTAACGGCCTTAGATGAAAAAGGAATTCCAACACCATTGGTTCATGCCTATCTTATTTCACCAGAATCCAGGATGGATGTTCTGAGTAGTGCTGAGGTTACAGAATTAACTTCCCAGTCTGCAATGGTAGCCAAATATCAAGAAGCCATAGACAGGGAATCTGCCTATGAAATATTAACCAATAGAATGGAACAGGCTGCTCAAAATCCAACATCTACCCAAAGAACAAGACCCGTAAAAGAAGACCCGGGCATGTTTGAACAGGTGTTGCAGAGTAAAGCCGGAAGAACCTTTACAAATACTCTCATGCGTGAGGGAGCTAAAGCAATCCTGGGAATGTTTGGCCTGGGGGGCAGAAGAAGATAG
- a CDS encoding LptE family protein: protein MNIKIKNISLKQPILVGVLFALLGVLNSCYSFTGSSLTDEKTVQINEFPNNATLVNPALSQQFSTDIQNRFLQRTTLKGTKENPDILIEGEITDYAITPTTISSNTQSNPSGGVIQQAQNKLTITVKVHYENKVHPDSSFDRTYTDEAAFNSSLSQSDIEASQVKIVTERIINKIFNDIVANW from the coding sequence ATGAATATTAAGATTAAAAATATTAGTCTGAAACAGCCAATACTGGTAGGCGTTCTTTTTGCGCTGCTGGGAGTTCTAAACTCTTGCTACAGCTTTACAGGATCTTCCCTGACAGATGAAAAGACCGTTCAGATCAATGAGTTTCCCAACAATGCTACGCTTGTAAACCCTGCATTATCCCAACAGTTCTCTACCGATATTCAGAACAGGTTTCTGCAGAGAACAACTTTGAAGGGAACTAAAGAAAATCCTGATATTCTGATTGAAGGAGAAATTACAGACTATGCCATTACGCCCACTACAATCAGTTCCAATACCCAGAGCAACCCTTCGGGAGGAGTGATACAGCAGGCACAGAATAAACTTACAATTACTGTAAAAGTACATTACGAAAATAAAGTACATCCAGATTCCAGTTTTGACAGAACCTATACTGATGAAGCAGCCTTTAACAGTAGCTTGTCGCAAAGTGACATCGAAGCTTCACAGGTGAAAATTGTAACTGAAAGAATTATTAACAAGATTTTTAACGACATTGTAGCGAATTGGTAA
- a CDS encoding energy transducer TonB, translating to MKKYILILFLFFGFIGYSQESQTKNEDTKTFQNAEFPGGDEAFTKEFLQMIHSYIDLKKYAVNGKFVFMFDVNTDGKVDNLDVVPKVKNSEMFIDDMRFAIKKVKKKWKPAIKDGTSVVSKKIIKINFTSDHFDHGD from the coding sequence ATGAAAAAGTACATTTTAATCTTGTTCCTGTTCTTTGGTTTTATAGGATACTCACAAGAATCCCAAACGAAGAATGAAGATACAAAAACCTTTCAAAATGCAGAATTTCCTGGTGGTGATGAAGCTTTTACCAAAGAGTTTTTACAAATGATTCATTCTTACATAGATCTGAAAAAATATGCCGTCAACGGAAAATTTGTTTTTATGTTTGATGTGAATACTGATGGAAAGGTGGATAATCTTGATGTTGTACCCAAAGTAAAGAATAGTGAAATGTTTATAGATGATATGCGTTTCGCCATAAAAAAGGTAAAGAAAAAATGGAAGCCAGCTATTAAGGATGGAACTTCGGTTGTTTCCAAAAAGATTATTAAAATTAATTTTACATCAGATCATTTTGATCATGGTGATTAA
- the lysA gene encoding diaminopimelate decarboxylase yields the protein MNSKELLKIANEFGTPVYVYDAESIKVQYEKLTSSFLKHTKFFYAAKALTNINILRYVKNLGASLDCVSINEVKLGLKAGFSKEKILFTPNCVDLAEIEEAMTFGVHINIDNISILEQFGNKYGNTYPILVRINPHIFAGGNYKISTGHIDSKFGISIHQVRHIERVMKSTNLNVEGLHMHTGSEIKDPDVFLQALEIMLELSEHFPNLKYLDMGSGFKIPYQDSEEETDVKTLGKKVEKVISEFSKTTGKKFELWFEPGKFLVGKSGYLLVKANVIKQTTATVFVGVNSGFNHLIRPMFYDSYHLIENLSNPKGAERIYTVVGNICETDTFAWDRKLNEVREGDVLAFHNAGAYGFEMSSNFNSRLKPAEVLFLDGKAHLIRKRDEFEDLLRNQIEVVV from the coding sequence ATGAATTCAAAAGAATTATTAAAGATTGCCAATGAGTTTGGCACCCCGGTGTATGTTTATGATGCTGAATCCATCAAAGTTCAATACGAGAAACTTACATCTTCTTTTTTAAAACATACTAAGTTCTTCTATGCAGCGAAAGCATTGACAAACATAAATATCCTTAGATATGTCAAGAACTTGGGCGCTTCTTTGGATTGTGTATCTATTAATGAAGTTAAACTTGGGCTAAAGGCAGGGTTTTCAAAAGAAAAAATACTGTTTACTCCAAATTGTGTTGACTTGGCAGAGATAGAGGAAGCGATGACTTTTGGAGTTCATATTAACATTGATAACATTTCTATTCTTGAACAATTCGGGAATAAATACGGAAACACATATCCAATTTTAGTAAGAATTAACCCGCATATTTTTGCGGGTGGTAACTATAAAATTTCAACGGGGCATATCGACAGTAAATTCGGTATTTCTATTCACCAGGTTCGTCATATTGAAAGAGTAATGAAAAGTACCAACCTGAATGTTGAAGGTCTTCATATGCACACAGGAAGTGAGATCAAGGATCCGGATGTATTTCTACAGGCTTTGGAGATTATGCTGGAACTTTCTGAGCATTTCCCGAATCTGAAGTATCTGGATATGGGAAGTGGTTTCAAAATCCCATATCAGGACAGTGAAGAAGAAACTGATGTAAAAACATTAGGTAAAAAAGTAGAAAAAGTAATTTCTGAGTTTTCAAAAACAACTGGAAAAAAATTCGAACTATGGTTTGAACCTGGAAAATTCCTGGTTGGGAAAAGCGGCTATCTTTTAGTAAAAGCGAATGTGATCAAGCAGACTACTGCTACAGTTTTCGTAGGAGTAAACTCTGGATTTAATCACCTGATCCGTCCAATGTTCTATGATTCTTACCACCTGATTGAAAATTTATCTAATCCAAAAGGAGCAGAACGAATTTATACCGTTGTAGGAAACATCTGTGAGACCGATACGTTTGCATGGGACAGAAAATTGAATGAAGTAAGAGAGGGAGATGTCCTTGCATTCCATAATGCAGGAGCTTACGGTTTTGAAATGAGTTCAAACTTCAATTCAAGATTAAAACCAGCAGAGGTTCTGTTTCTGGATGGAAAAGCTCATCTGATCCGTAAAAGAGACGAATTTGAAGACTTGTTGAGAAATCAGATTGAAGTGGTTGTCTAA
- a CDS encoding tetratricopeptide repeat protein: MEKFQRYYLSFLLLIVYTNTIAQVNCNAVEGEDCKKACELYNWASDLQGFRDSQEGFDKAIELCPEFSNSYMEKAVPYLKNGDFATWKILIDKAVALNPKMHLGYRGWCKFQFLRDYKGAIKDLEEFKKYYPEDLGRSLNGDYHLDVVKAMSYSALGQKEKAAGIIEGLLATRGYMKGMFDHYQLGVTYFELGKYDKALENFEKQSKEYDFAENIYFKSKVSKIRNKDYLDLKMLALKTYDDGKTMKDVYTHHFNKVYRKEIEEL, encoded by the coding sequence ATGGAAAAGTTTCAGAGGTATTACCTTAGCTTTTTGCTACTTATAGTGTACACCAATACTATTGCACAGGTCAACTGTAATGCAGTAGAAGGGGAGGACTGTAAAAAAGCTTGTGAGTTATACAATTGGGCTTCAGATTTACAAGGTTTCAGAGATTCTCAGGAAGGTTTTGATAAAGCCATTGAGCTTTGTCCCGAATTTTCCAATTCCTATATGGAAAAAGCAGTTCCCTATCTTAAAAACGGAGACTTTGCGACCTGGAAAATATTAATTGACAAGGCGGTTGCCCTCAATCCCAAAATGCATCTTGGCTACAGGGGCTGGTGTAAATTCCAGTTTTTGAGAGATTATAAAGGTGCTATAAAGGATCTGGAGGAGTTTAAAAAATACTATCCTGAAGATTTAGGAAGATCTCTAAACGGAGATTATCATCTGGATGTAGTGAAAGCTATGTCCTACAGTGCTTTAGGGCAAAAAGAAAAGGCTGCAGGAATCATTGAAGGACTGCTGGCCACAAGAGGTTACATGAAGGGAATGTTTGATCATTACCAATTGGGTGTAACTTATTTTGAACTAGGGAAATATGACAAAGCCCTGGAGAATTTTGAAAAACAAAGCAAGGAATACGACTTTGCGGAGAACATATACTTTAAAAGTAAAGTTTCTAAAATCAGAAACAAGGATTATTTGGATTTAAAAATGTTAGCATTAAAAACGTATGATGACGGCAAGACCATGAAAGACGTCTACACTCATCATTTTAACAAAGTCTACAGAAAGGAAATAGAAGAACTGTAA
- a CDS encoding energy transducer TonB, which translates to MRTMLLFFALCVANFTFAQELEDRDDSFIVENNKNLFKIDIKEPFLQVAAKCNDFKPAAFEGGASAYKSILSKYMYTYLNADFYTLSGDFTFTLIIDETGKVIDAVGSPNVLHSEAFFDDMQYVVRRIKKTWKPATCNGQPIKSEMKVRMNFSSLSVDM; encoded by the coding sequence ATGAGAACGATGCTTTTGTTTTTTGCTCTTTGTGTTGCCAATTTTACATTTGCCCAGGAGCTTGAAGATAGAGATGATTCCTTTATTGTAGAAAACAATAAAAACCTTTTTAAAATAGATATTAAGGAGCCGTTTCTGCAGGTTGCTGCGAAATGCAATGACTTTAAGCCGGCGGCCTTTGAGGGTGGGGCTTCAGCCTATAAGAGCATATTGAGTAAATATATGTATACCTATCTGAATGCAGACTTTTATACTTTGAGCGGTGATTTTACATTTACACTCATTATCGATGAGACAGGAAAAGTAATTGATGCTGTGGGGTCTCCTAATGTTCTTCACAGTGAGGCTTTCTTTGACGATATGCAGTATGTGGTAAGAAGAATTAAAAAAACATGGAAACCAGCAACTTGCAACGGTCAGCCAATAAAATCTGAAATGAAGGTGAGAATGAACTTCTCTTCCTTATCTGTAGATATGTAA